The genomic DNA ATAGACTTACAAAAAGATGTAAAGCTTGATATGACCTATAGACATAAACCATCAAAAGTATATACTTTATAAAATAATAAGCATGTTTCTGAGTGTATGAAAATAGTAATTTTCATACACTCAGGTTTTGAACTGATAATATAACTAACATAAAAGTAGTAACTAAAGAAGTATAAAAACCTAAGCGTAGATCAGGTATTATAATATATAGGCTATATGTTTATGAATTCGCATTAAAATATCCAAAATTAAAAATAATTAGCTTGATGACTTTTAGTTATTGAGCTTTTATCATATAATAAAAGAAGAATAATAAAATTGGAGATGATGAAAGATGTACGTAGTATGTAACGAACATTTAAACATTGCAATAGATGAATTTTTAGAAGTATATGATCAATGCCCTGATTTTTATGAATTAGAAA from Abyssisolibacter fermentans includes the following:
- a CDS encoding CxxH/CxxC protein is translated as MYVVCNEHLNIAIDEFLEVYDQCPDFYELEKISFTDWTSPNICDYCDKKPKYLVV